In the Burkholderia cenocepacia genome, one interval contains:
- a CDS encoding helix-turn-helix transcriptional regulator yields the protein MRSTSFASSRRHPPVLVPGNHPGVVHIDAGMKLMSGTLCSDSRDWYEEPLEKGLKLVLVQSGQLRCRVPGQPEQCIKGPGLCVIANDGEFTTHQIYDRDVPLRYTIVQLGLDALDRNLSLLPEKMLAPTGGDPRIVSCPASKALQALAVQIATCPFEGAVREYYLKAKAFELTALSAQLLATQRQHAPADVRVTSSDVERVYAASDILTRELQHPPTLDALASRVGMNSRKLTAGFRKVFGTSVYAYLQEYRLRTAHAMLCAEDANVSTVAYRVGYSPAHFSIAFRKRYGISPSDIRVSSNAIDNEELAGAAI from the coding sequence ATGAGATCGACCTCCTTCGCTTCGTCACGACGTCACCCGCCGGTGCTCGTGCCCGGCAATCATCCGGGTGTGGTGCACATCGACGCGGGCATGAAACTCATGAGCGGCACGCTGTGCTCGGATAGCCGCGACTGGTACGAGGAGCCGCTCGAAAAAGGGCTGAAGCTCGTCCTCGTGCAGAGCGGGCAGTTGCGCTGCCGAGTGCCGGGCCAGCCCGAGCAATGCATCAAGGGGCCGGGCCTGTGCGTGATCGCCAACGATGGCGAATTCACCACCCACCAGATCTACGACCGCGACGTGCCGCTGCGCTACACGATCGTGCAGCTCGGCCTCGATGCGCTCGACCGCAACCTGAGCCTGCTGCCGGAGAAGATGCTCGCGCCGACGGGCGGCGATCCGCGCATCGTCAGTTGCCCGGCGTCGAAGGCGCTGCAGGCGCTCGCCGTGCAGATCGCCACCTGCCCGTTCGAGGGCGCGGTGCGCGAGTACTACCTGAAGGCGAAGGCGTTCGAGCTGACCGCGCTGAGCGCGCAGCTGCTGGCCACGCAGCGGCAGCACGCGCCGGCCGACGTGCGCGTCACGTCGTCGGATGTCGAGCGCGTGTATGCGGCGAGCGACATCCTGACGCGCGAGCTTCAGCATCCGCCGACGCTCGACGCGCTCGCGAGTCGCGTCGGGATGAATTCGCGCAAGCTGACGGCCGGTTTCCGCAAGGTGTTCGGCACGAGCGTGTACGCGTATCTGCAGGAATACCGGCTGCGGACCGCGCACGCGATGCTGTGCGCGGAGGATGCGAACGTGTCGACCGTCGCATACCGCGTCGGCTACAGCCCCGCGCATTTTTCGATCGCGTTCCGCAAGCGCTACGGCATTTCGCCGAGCGATATCCGCGTGTCGTCGAACGCGATCGACAACGAGGAACTGGCGGGCGCGGCGATCTAA
- a CDS encoding (2,3-dihydroxybenzoyl)adenylate synthase: protein MQSSPSSLTAAVPADAPDWPDDFARRYRDAGYWQDTTFFDALDACTQRHPDALAVVDGTLRLHYRDLLARIRRLAGGLARLGLARGDAVVVQLPNGARFIETCFALFQLGVRPVLALPAHRHYEIGAFCRFAGARAYLGASQLGDFDCRPLAAALQADCPTLEHIVMAGDDHAFTSFDALYDAPPVLDCSARADDIACFQLSGGTTGTPKLIPRRHREYLYNVRACSAASGFDTDTVYLAALPMAHNFTLCCPGTIGALLAGGRVVTTARPEPDQSFALIAQERVTHTALVPPLALLWLDEQPQRQADLSSLRVLQVGGARLMDHAAERVTPVLGCRLQQVFGMAEGLICCTRLDDAPERIAHTQGRPVSEGDEVRIVDETGAPVAPGEIGELQVRGPYTIRGYYRLAEHDATAFTADGFYRSGDRVRRTADGDLVVEGRDKDQINRGGEKVSAEEVENLLLAHPQVHDAAVVAMPDPILGERTCAFVVARAPAPSRLVLKRYLRDCGLAAFKIPDRIEFMSRFPETGIGKTSKKSLRDLLRRQLQAAAA from the coding sequence ATGCAATCCTCCCCTTCCTCCCTGACGGCGGCCGTGCCGGCCGACGCGCCCGACTGGCCCGACGACTTCGCGCGCCGCTACCGCGACGCCGGCTACTGGCAGGACACGACGTTCTTCGACGCGCTCGATGCATGCACGCAGCGCCATCCCGACGCGCTCGCCGTCGTCGACGGCACGCTGCGGCTGCACTATCGCGATCTGCTCGCGCGCATTCGCCGCCTCGCGGGCGGCCTCGCGCGCCTCGGCCTGGCACGCGGCGACGCGGTCGTCGTCCAGTTGCCGAACGGCGCGCGCTTCATCGAGACGTGCTTCGCGCTGTTCCAGCTCGGCGTGCGGCCGGTGCTCGCGCTGCCCGCGCACCGTCACTACGAGATCGGCGCGTTCTGCCGCTTCGCCGGTGCGCGTGCTTATCTCGGCGCGTCGCAGCTCGGCGATTTCGACTGCCGACCGCTCGCGGCCGCGTTGCAGGCCGACTGCCCGACGCTCGAGCACATCGTGATGGCCGGCGACGATCACGCGTTCACGTCGTTCGACGCGCTGTACGACGCGCCGCCCGTGCTCGACTGCTCGGCACGCGCCGACGACATCGCGTGCTTCCAGTTGTCCGGCGGCACGACCGGCACGCCGAAGCTGATTCCGCGCCGCCATCGCGAATACCTGTACAACGTGCGCGCGTGCAGCGCCGCGAGCGGTTTCGACACCGACACCGTCTATCTCGCCGCGCTGCCGATGGCGCACAACTTCACGCTGTGCTGCCCCGGCACGATCGGTGCATTGCTCGCGGGTGGCCGGGTCGTGACGACCGCGCGGCCCGAGCCCGACCAGAGCTTCGCGCTGATCGCGCAGGAACGCGTCACGCATACCGCGCTCGTGCCGCCGCTCGCGCTGCTGTGGCTCGACGAGCAGCCGCAACGGCAGGCCGACCTGTCGAGCCTGCGCGTGCTGCAGGTCGGCGGCGCACGGCTGATGGACCATGCGGCCGAACGCGTGACGCCCGTGCTCGGCTGCCGGCTGCAGCAGGTGTTCGGCATGGCCGAAGGGCTCATCTGCTGCACGCGGCTCGACGATGCGCCCGAGCGCATCGCGCATACACAGGGCCGCCCCGTTTCCGAAGGCGACGAAGTACGCATCGTCGACGAAACCGGCGCACCGGTCGCGCCCGGCGAGATCGGCGAATTGCAGGTACGCGGCCCGTACACGATCCGCGGCTACTACCGGCTCGCGGAGCACGACGCGACGGCGTTCACGGCCGACGGCTTCTACCGCAGCGGCGACCGCGTGCGGCGCACCGCGGACGGCGACCTCGTCGTCGAAGGCCGCGACAAGGATCAGATCAACCGCGGCGGCGAGAAGGTCTCCGCCGAGGAAGTGGAAAACCTGTTGCTCGCGCATCCGCAGGTACACGATGCGGCGGTCGTCGCGATGCCCGACCCGATCCTCGGCGAGCGAACCTGCGCGTTCGTGGTCGCACGCGCGCCGGCCCCGTCCCGGCTCGTGCTGAAACGCTACTTGCGCGATTGCGGGCTCGCGGCGTTCAAGATCCCCGACCGCATCGAATTCATGTCGCGCTTTCCGGAAACCGGCATCGGCAAGACCAGCAAGAAATCGCTGCGCGACCTGCTGCGTCGCCAGTTGCAGGCGGCGGCCGCATGA